A DNA window from Bacteroides cellulosilyticus contains the following coding sequences:
- a CDS encoding alginate export family protein, with protein sequence MKTTYWAMLLMLLPSMAYTQTTEKENEFTMSIQIRPRAEYRNGALMPRNEGEEPAGFINNRARLSMEYKRSDLQMKISAQHVGVWGQDPQIDKNGRFIMNEAWAKLNFGKNFFAQLGRQTLSYDDERILGGLDWNIAGRYHDALKLGYADPNNQLHLILAFNQNDETKIGGTYYVQAGAQPYKNMQTFWYHYKSDYTPFDASLLFMNLGLETGDAATKESHTRYLQTMGTYITYRENGWNVDGAFYYQTGKNQNVQKVSAFMASLQVAYAFPYNLKPTWTIVTSADYLSGNSSDSDKYKAFNVLYGTHHKFYGAMDYFYASDFKPGYAPGLFDKRLGLRFRASDKVDMDLNYHHFSTAVKLPNLKKALGSEVDYQINWSVMKDVKLSAGYSIMRGTETMDIVKGGNHKSWQDWGWVSVNINPRVLFVKW encoded by the coding sequence ATGAAAACTACTTATTGGGCAATGCTTCTCATGCTTTTGCCAAGCATGGCGTATACGCAAACAACAGAAAAAGAGAATGAATTTACAATGTCCATCCAGATCAGACCTCGTGCGGAATATCGTAACGGTGCTCTGATGCCCCGTAATGAAGGAGAGGAACCTGCGGGATTCATCAATAACCGTGCACGCCTTTCTATGGAGTACAAGCGTTCTGATTTGCAAATGAAAATCTCGGCTCAGCATGTGGGGGTATGGGGACAAGATCCGCAGATTGACAAGAATGGACGTTTCATCATGAACGAGGCATGGGCTAAACTGAATTTCGGTAAAAACTTCTTTGCACAATTAGGTCGTCAGACCCTTTCGTATGATGACGAGCGCATTCTGGGCGGACTGGATTGGAACATAGCCGGACGCTATCATGATGCATTGAAACTGGGTTATGCCGACCCCAACAACCAATTGCATCTTATCCTCGCTTTCAACCAGAATGACGAGACTAAGATAGGCGGTACCTATTACGTGCAGGCCGGGGCGCAGCCTTACAAGAATATGCAGACATTCTGGTATCACTATAAATCCGATTATACTCCCTTTGATGCATCCTTACTGTTCATGAATCTGGGATTGGAAACCGGAGATGCCGCTACTAAAGAGTCTCACACCCGTTATCTGCAAACAATGGGAACTTATATCACCTACAGGGAAAATGGGTGGAATGTAGACGGCGCCTTCTATTATCAGACGGGCAAGAACCAAAATGTGCAGAAGGTATCTGCTTTCATGGCCAGCCTGCAAGTGGCTTATGCTTTCCCATACAACCTTAAACCTACTTGGACGATAGTGACAAGCGCCGATTATCTAAGTGGAAACAGCAGTGACAGTGACAAGTATAAGGCATTCAATGTTCTGTATGGCACACATCATAAGTTTTACGGAGCTATGGATTATTTCTACGCGTCCGACTTTAAACCCGGATATGCTCCCGGCTTGTTTGACAAACGTCTGGGTTTACGTTTCCGTGCTTCCGATAAGGTGGATATGGACTTGAACTACCATCATTTCTCAACTGCGGTGAAGTTGCCGAATCTGAAGAAAGCATTAGGTTCGGAAGTCGATTATCAGATTAACTGGTCGGTGATGAAGGATGTGAAACTCTCCGCCGGATATTCTATTATGCGCGGAACGGAGACGATGGACATCGTGAAAGGCGGCAATCATAAAAGCTGGCAAGACTGGGGATGGGTGTCTGTCAACATCAATCCCAGAGTGCTGTTTGTGAAGTGGTAA
- a CDS encoding Crp/Fnr family transcriptional regulator produces the protein MRKITLTDKHQELLFQIPLFRDLPLNIKHSLLDRLDISLYSVDKKDIIATQGTLCKKLYVLLEGKLRVDIIDGLGNEVMIEYIVAARAFATPHLFSSDGVLPATFTAMEDSTLLTASKESMFKLISEEPKILHNFLCITGNCNVCTVSRLKTLSRKTVRERFVVYLLEHKKKNSSTVNIIHNQATLAEYLNVTRPALSKEINKMIKEGIIDMDGKTVQILNEAILERYV, from the coding sequence ATGAGGAAAATAACATTAACCGACAAACATCAGGAATTACTTTTCCAGATTCCGCTGTTTCGTGACCTTCCCCTTAACATCAAGCATTCGTTGCTCGACAGATTGGATATTTCCCTGTACTCGGTCGACAAAAAAGATATCATTGCCACCCAGGGAACACTCTGCAAGAAATTATATGTATTGTTGGAGGGGAAACTACGGGTAGATATTATCGACGGATTGGGAAATGAAGTCATGATAGAATATATCGTTGCGGCACGTGCATTCGCCACTCCTCATTTATTCAGTTCAGACGGAGTGCTGCCGGCAACCTTTACCGCCATGGAAGACAGCACCCTGCTCACCGCCAGCAAAGAGTCCATGTTCAAGCTTATCAGCGAGGAACCTAAAATATTACACAACTTTCTTTGCATCACGGGTAATTGTAATGTCTGCACAGTATCCCGCCTGAAAACCCTATCACGGAAAACAGTGCGCGAACGTTTCGTTGTCTACTTGCTGGAACACAAGAAAAAGAATTCTTCAACGGTCAACATCATCCACAACCAGGCAACCCTTGCCGAATATCTGAATGTAACCCGCCCTGCACTATCGAAAGAGATTAATAAGATGATAAAGGAAGGTATTATCGATATGGATGGAAAGACAGTGCAGATACTCAATGAAGCTATATTAGAAAGGTACGTATAA